One genomic region from Methanocaldococcus fervens AG86 encodes:
- a CDS encoding endonuclease III domain-containing protein — translation MRGELLKIYKVLLDFYGHQNWWPAETRYEVVVGAILTQNTSWKNVEKAINNLKNENLLEEEKILNIDEDKLKELIKPAGFYNLKAKRLKNTTKFIVDNYGSTEGMAKTDKDTLTLRKELLSINGVGKETADSILLYALDRESFVVDAYTKRMFSRLGIINEKAKYDEIKEIFEKSLPKDLEIYKEYHALIVEHCKKFCRKKPLCEKCPISH, via the coding sequence ATGAGAGGAGAGCTACTAAAGATATATAAAGTTTTGTTGGATTTTTATGGGCACCAAAATTGGTGGCCTGCTGAAACAAGGTATGAAGTTGTTGTTGGAGCAATTCTAACTCAAAATACTAGTTGGAAAAATGTAGAAAAAGCTATCAATAACTTAAAAAATGAAAATTTGTTGGAAGAAGAGAAGATATTGAATATTGACGAAGATAAATTAAAAGAACTAATAAAACCAGCTGGATTTTATAATTTAAAGGCTAAACGTCTAAAAAATACAACTAAATTTATTGTAGATAATTATGGAAGCACTGAAGGGATGGCTAAAACAGACAAAGATACCTTAACTTTAAGGAAGGAGCTTTTATCAATAAATGGTGTTGGAAAGGAAACAGCTGACAGCATCTTACTATATGCTTTAGATAGAGAAAGCTTTGTCGTTGATGCATACACTAAAAGAATGTTCAGCAGGTTGGGAATAATTAATGAAAAAGCCAAATATGATGAGATTAAAGAAATATTTGAAAAATCTCTTCCAAAGGATTTAGAGATATACAAGGAGTATCATGCTTTAATAGTGGAGCACTGTAAAAAGTTTTGTAGAAAAAAGCCGTTATGTGAAAAATGTCCTATAAGCCATTAA
- a CDS encoding M24 family metallopeptidase, which translates to MNNRTKRFLKYMEDEGIKKAVILKKENINYFLGKYFMSFSVLVFEEEPCLYVGKLDKDYAEELFDFLEIREFKSWEGIFKGCDGVEGELPISYLKYIDKDYKIVSEKIKELRMIKDKEEIKLIKKAAEISDKAINYVSNNLEDIKNLNEYELVAEIEYIMKKHGSIKPAFDSIVVSGKKTSFPHALPTKDKIKDILLIDIGAVYNGYCSDITRTFLLKDDEEMRKIYNLVYEAKELAEEHLKEGVSAKEIDNIVRAFFGDYEKLFIHSLGHGVGLEVHEEPRLSNKLKEDIILKEGMVVTIEPGLYLKNRFGVRIEDLYLIKKNGFERLSKAEIPIY; encoded by the coding sequence ATGAACAATAGGACTAAGAGGTTTTTAAAGTATATGGAAGACGAGGGTATAAAAAAGGCTGTGATTTTAAAGAAAGAAAATATAAACTACTTTTTAGGAAAATACTTTATGAGCTTTTCAGTTTTAGTTTTTGAAGAAGAGCCATGTTTATACGTTGGAAAGCTCGATAAAGATTATGCAGAAGAACTTTTTGATTTTTTAGAGATTAGAGAGTTTAAAAGCTGGGAAGGGATATTTAAAGGATGTGATGGAGTTGAAGGAGAGCTACCAATTAGTTATTTGAAATACATAGATAAAGATTACAAAATAGTTTCTGAAAAAATTAAAGAACTCAGAATGATTAAAGATAAAGAGGAGATAAAATTAATTAAAAAAGCTGCTGAAATTAGTGATAAAGCTATAAATTATGTTTCAAATAACTTAGAAGATATTAAAAATCTAAACGAATATGAGTTAGTGGCTGAGATTGAATACATTATGAAAAAACATGGCTCAATAAAACCAGCATTTGATTCAATAGTAGTTTCTGGTAAAAAAACATCCTTCCCCCATGCTTTACCAACAAAAGATAAAATAAAGGATATTTTATTGATTGATATTGGAGCAGTTTATAATGGATACTGCTCAGATATAACACGAACGTTTTTGTTAAAAGATGATGAAGAGATGAGAAAAATTTATAATTTAGTTTATGAGGCAAAAGAACTGGCAGAAGAACATCTAAAAGAAGGAGTATCTGCTAAAGAAATTGACAACATAGTTAGGGCATTCTTTGGAGATTATGAAAAGCTGTTTATTCATTCTTTAGGACATGGAGTTGGTTTGGAAGTGCATGAAGAGCCGAGATTGTCAAATAAGCTAAAAGAAGATATTATTTTAAAAGAAGGAATGGTTGTAACTATTGAGCCAGGTTTATATTTAAAAAATAGGTTTGGTGTGAGGATAGAAGATTTATATTTAATCAAAAAGAATGGGTTTGAAAGGTTAAGTAAAGCTGAAATACCAATATATTAA
- a CDS encoding chorismate pyruvate-lyase family protein, producing the protein MIVYKEIAELNKRFPLLNEEKILLGTDGSVTNILEILFEGDCKVETINQKIVDNTNYREVILKVNNIPLVYAISKTPFKNIEEENLREEIKRDLLSADIPIGKIIRKHNLETRREIKFIGIEKVDERLKTLLKTNYAQLPKRTYNIIYKNKILMEITEVFCIRGKLK; encoded by the coding sequence ATGATTGTTTATAAGGAAATAGCCGAGTTAAATAAAAGATTTCCTTTACTTAATGAGGAAAAAATTCTCTTAGGGACTGATGGTAGTGTAACAAACATTTTGGAGATTTTATTTGAAGGAGATTGTAAGGTTGAAACCATTAATCAAAAAATTGTTGATAACACAAACTACAGGGAAGTTATACTCAAAGTTAATAATATACCTTTAGTTTATGCAATCTCAAAAACACCTTTTAAAAACATCGAGGAAGAAAACCTTAGGGAAGAGATAAAGAGAGATTTGCTTTCTGCAGATATTCCAATAGGTAAGATTATTAGAAAGCATAATTTAGAGACAAGGAGAGAGATTAAGTTTATAGGGATTGAAAAAGTTGATGAAAGATTAAAAACCCTCTTAAAAACGAACTATGCCCAACTACCAAAAAGGACATATAACATAATATACAAAAATAAAATATTAATGGAGATTACCGAAGTTTTTTGCATCAGAGGGAAACTGAAGTAA
- the amrS gene encoding AmmeMemoRadiSam system radical SAM enzyme → MREAMFYEKLGDNKVRCHICPRHCIIKEGERGFCWNRENINGTLYAVGYGKICSLAIDPIEKKPLFHFHPGTQVLSLAIGGCNFRCLHCQNWTISQFPPDQIPYREMTPEEVVETTLRYNCPGISYTYTEPTVYYEFMYDTSVLARENGLFNVMITNGYIEKEPLKALPVDAMNIDIKGNADFYKKVCKARLEPVLETCKLAKRLGIWVEITNLIVPGYNDNIDDLLFIIHFVRDELGRETPLHFSRFHPDYKLTDVPPTPIETLEMARKLAIEEGLKYVYIGNVSGHEGENTYCPNCGALLIERYIFEARIINLDLETGRCKVCGEKIDIVL, encoded by the coding sequence ATGAGAGAAGCAATGTTTTATGAAAAATTGGGCGATAATAAAGTTAGATGTCATATCTGTCCAAGGCATTGTATTATAAAAGAGGGGGAGAGGGGTTTTTGCTGGAATAGAGAAAATATAAATGGAACTTTATATGCAGTTGGGTATGGAAAAATCTGCTCATTGGCAATAGATCCTATAGAAAAAAAGCCGTTATTTCATTTCCATCCAGGAACTCAAGTTTTGTCTTTAGCAATTGGGGGATGTAACTTTAGATGCTTACACTGCCAAAATTGGACGATTTCCCAATTTCCACCAGACCAAATACCTTACAGGGAGATGACGCCAGAAGAGGTTGTTGAAACGACTTTACGATATAATTGCCCAGGAATATCTTACACATATACAGAGCCAACGGTGTATTATGAATTTATGTATGACACTTCAGTCTTAGCAAGGGAGAATGGGCTTTTTAATGTAATGATAACCAATGGCTATATTGAGAAAGAGCCATTAAAAGCTCTCCCTGTAGATGCAATGAACATAGATATTAAAGGAAACGCTGACTTTTACAAAAAAGTTTGTAAAGCAAGATTAGAGCCAGTATTAGAGACATGTAAGTTAGCAAAAAGATTAGGTATTTGGGTAGAGATAACAAATTTAATTGTTCCAGGTTATAATGACAATATAGATGATTTATTGTTCATAATACACTTTGTGAGGGATGAATTGGGAAGAGAAACTCCTCTACATTTTTCACGATTTCATCCTGACTATAAATTAACTGACGTTCCTCCAACTCCAATAGAAACCTTAGAGATGGCAAGAAAACTGGCTATTGAAGAAGGGCTTAAGTATGTGTATATTGGAAATGTCTCAGGACATGAGGGGGAAAATACTTACTGCCCAAATTGTGGGGCTTTATTGATAGAAAGATATATATTCGAGGCAAGAATAATTAATTTAGATTTAGAGACAGGAAGATGTAAGGTTTGTGGAGAGAAGATTGATATAGTTCTTTAA
- a CDS encoding TIGR00296 family protein, whose amino-acid sequence MKLLTLEEGIFAVRYARAVIENYLAGKKLVVENYPEVFNEKRGCFCTLHTYPDRELRGCIGIPEPVMPLIEALEEAAISAATKDPRFPPVSLEEMDSIVVEVSILTPPELIKVSNPKEYLEKIKIGRDGLIIEYGFYRGLLLPQVPVEYGWDVEEYLAHLCLKAGLPPDMWLAEGVKIYRFEAQIFEEVEPRGEVVEKN is encoded by the coding sequence ATGAAACTATTGACCTTAGAAGAAGGGATTTTTGCAGTAAGGTACGCAAGGGCTGTTATAGAGAACTATTTGGCTGGTAAAAAATTGGTTGTTGAAAACTATCCTGAAGTGTTTAATGAAAAAAGAGGATGCTTTTGCACCCTACACACCTACCCAGATAGGGAGCTTAGGGGATGTATTGGTATTCCAGAGCCGGTAATGCCATTAATTGAAGCTTTAGAGGAGGCTGCAATAAGTGCAGCGACAAAGGATCCAAGATTTCCTCCAGTATCTTTGGAGGAGATGGATAGTATAGTGGTTGAGGTCAGTATTTTAACCCCTCCAGAGCTTATAAAGGTTAGTAATCCAAAAGAATATTTAGAAAAAATAAAAATTGGTAGGGATGGTTTAATCATTGAGTATGGATTTTATAGGGGGCTTTTATTACCTCAAGTTCCTGTTGAGTATGGATGGGATGTTGAAGAGTATTTGGCCCACCTCTGCCTAAAAGCTGGATTGCCTCCAGACATGTGGTTAGCTGAAGGTGTTAAGATATATAGATTTGAGGCACAGATATTTGAAGAGGTTGAACCAAGGGGGGAGGTTGTTGAGAAAAATTGA
- a CDS encoding vWA domain-containing protein translates to MKNVIKHDAYDKKAFERFLKNSKYLQKLLRYYSQFHPIHEKLAEDTFYAFFKYVVEFNEYVEERFKINKAILEGAMKNIEYEKSKLFTELDEMNAGTATIMFCEKFFENLKLKNLNKELKKFISDGNGEGLEDKLKETAKETMKEISEEVSEVLQGFDAVENFGKGLGDKKLLSPEDRIKLADKILENKKIREIVKKLGKLKLLATNEYKSKIKHYSGEVYSTKIGRDLKHLLPKEIVNLSDELLYYDFLRRFADKKLMIYDIQNKLDKQKGPIVVLLDHSGSMYGDREIWGKAVALSLIEIAKRENRELYYIAFDDGVRFEKLINPKNITMEEIIEIASLYFGGGTNFIEPLNKAMEVIKKNESFKNADILLITDGYAEVNDMFLKEFDKFKNEHNVKLISVFVEIFPTETLKMISDEVIKVYDLVEEEARKIYRAVS, encoded by the coding sequence ATGAAAAATGTTATAAAGCATGATGCCTACGATAAAAAGGCATTTGAAAGATTTCTAAAAAATAGCAAATATTTACAAAAACTTCTTAGATATTATTCCCAATTTCATCCTATTCATGAAAAATTGGCTGAAGATACATTTTATGCATTTTTTAAATACGTTGTTGAGTTCAATGAATATGTAGAAGAGAGATTTAAGATAAATAAGGCAATTTTAGAGGGAGCTATGAAAAATATTGAATATGAAAAAAGTAAGCTTTTTACTGAATTGGATGAGATGAATGCTGGAACTGCGACAATAATGTTCTGTGAGAAATTTTTTGAAAATCTAAAGCTTAAAAACCTAAATAAAGAGTTGAAGAAATTTATATCTGATGGAAATGGGGAGGGGTTGGAAGATAAATTAAAAGAAACTGCCAAGGAAACAATGAAAGAAATTTCTGAAGAGGTTTCTGAAGTTTTACAGGGGTTTGATGCGGTTGAAAATTTTGGTAAAGGCTTGGGAGATAAAAAGCTCTTATCTCCAGAGGATAGGATAAAGTTAGCAGATAAAATTTTGGAGAATAAAAAAATTAGAGAGATTGTTAAAAAACTTGGTAAATTAAAATTGTTGGCAACAAATGAGTACAAATCAAAGATTAAACACTACTCTGGAGAGGTTTATTCTACAAAAATTGGGAGAGATTTGAAGCATTTATTACCAAAAGAGATTGTTAATCTGTCTGATGAACTTTTATACTATGATTTTCTCAGGAGATTTGCAGATAAAAAGCTCATGATTTATGATATACAAAATAAATTGGATAAGCAGAAAGGTCCAATTGTAGTTTTATTAGACCACAGTGGTTCAATGTATGGAGATAGAGAAATTTGGGGAAAGGCTGTTGCTTTATCTTTAATAGAGATTGCTAAAAGGGAAAATAGGGAGCTATACTATATAGCATTTGATGATGGAGTTAGATTTGAAAAACTGATAAATCCTAAAAATATAACCATGGAAGAAATAATTGAAATAGCTTCATTATATTTTGGTGGAGGAACGAATTTTATAGAACCGTTAAATAAGGCTATGGAAGTGATAAAAAAAAATGAAAGCTTCAAAAATGCAGATATCTTGTTAATAACTGATGGCTATGCTGAAGTAAATGATATGTTTTTAAAGGAGTTTGATAAGTTCAAAAATGAACATAACGTTAAATTAATCTCTGTTTTTGTTGAAATCTTCCCAACAGAAACTTTGAAAATGATTTCTGATGAAGTTATAAAGGTTTATGATTTGGTAGAAGAAGAGGCGAGGAAGATATATAGAGCAGTTTCTTAA
- a CDS encoding AAA family ATPase, whose translation MLEKIKKELNSYFLERREEIDIALTSILANEHTVFLGNPGVAKSQLIRAIASHINAEYFEKLITRFTTEDELFGPLSIKELKDNDKFVRKTSGYLPTAEIAFLDEVFKANSSILNALLSIINERIYHNGDKVEKVPLISLFGASNELPEENELLAFYDRFLFRKVVRGIRSYENLMKLIDLDEEYKPKTVIDVEDVKKMQREALKVDISNIKEDLIKLKLALESEGIRVSDRRFKKSVKAVKCFAYLNGKEKADENDLDILRHIYWNEPDEFFKVSVEVFKLSNHFAGFALEQREILDSLINEIKKINKERIKLGGIEYRKCLEILGKLNSMTISLKDVKNKAIEANKPYELVDDVLKEVEGFKKYVEGLMK comes from the coding sequence ATGCTTGAAAAAATAAAAAAAGAATTAAATTCTTATTTTTTGGAGAGGAGGGAGGAGATTGATATCGCTTTAACTTCAATATTAGCTAACGAGCATACGGTATTTTTGGGAAATCCTGGAGTTGCTAAATCCCAATTAATTAGGGCTATAGCATCACACATAAATGCTGAATACTTTGAAAAACTTATAACAAGATTCACTACGGAAGATGAATTGTTTGGGCCTTTAAGCATTAAAGAGCTAAAAGATAATGACAAATTCGTTAGAAAAACCTCTGGTTACTTACCAACCGCTGAAATAGCATTTTTAGATGAGGTCTTTAAAGCAAACAGTTCTATACTAAACGCTTTACTCTCAATAATTAATGAGAGGATTTATCACAACGGCGATAAGGTTGAAAAAGTTCCTTTGATAAGCTTATTCGGAGCTTCAAACGAGTTACCAGAAGAGAATGAATTATTGGCATTTTATGATAGATTTTTATTTAGAAAAGTCGTCAGAGGAATAAGAAGCTACGAAAACTTAATGAAACTTATTGATTTAGATGAGGAATATAAGCCAAAAACCGTAATTGATGTTGAAGATGTTAAAAAAATGCAGAGAGAGGCTTTAAAAGTTGATATATCAAATATAAAGGAAGATTTGATTAAGCTAAAATTGGCTTTGGAGAGCGAAGGGATTAGAGTATCTGACAGAAGATTTAAAAAATCTGTAAAAGCTGTTAAATGCTTCGCCTATTTAAACGGAAAAGAAAAAGCTGATGAGAATGATTTAGACATTTTGAGGCATATATATTGGAACGAGCCGGATGAATTCTTTAAAGTTTCTGTTGAGGTTTTCAAATTGTCCAATCACTTTGCTGGCTTTGCATTAGAGCAGAGGGAAATTTTAGATAGCTTAATAAACGAAATAAAAAAAATTAACAAAGAAAGAATAAAGTTAGGAGGAATAGAGTATAGAAAGTGCCTTGAGATATTGGGGAAGTTGAACAGCATGACTATATCATTAAAAGATGTTAAAAATAAGGCAATTGAAGCAAATAAACCGTATGAGCTTGTTGATGATGTTTTAAAAGAGGTTGAAGGATTTAAAAAATACGTTGAGGGGCTTATGAAGTGA
- the cobJ gene encoding precorrin-3B C(17)-methyltransferase produces MLFVVGVGSGSERHFTKEAEEILKNVDLIVCYKNYKKFVERFNKPIYTTGMTREIDRVDYALKEAKDKDVALVSSGDATIYGLASLAYEINAVKGYNVDIKVIPGITAASLASAILGSPLNHDFVVISFSDLLTPLEKILKRFRCALEGDFVICIYNPLSKRRKEPFLKAVDILAEFAKNNNYVIGIVKNAGRDKEEALITNFKEFYSNLDKYLEFIDMNTILIIGNSSTKAINNKMITPRGYLNKYKI; encoded by the coding sequence ATGCTATTCGTTGTTGGTGTAGGAAGTGGTAGTGAAAGGCATTTTACAAAAGAGGCAGAGGAAATTTTAAAAAATGTAGATTTGATTGTTTGCTACAAAAACTACAAAAAATTTGTTGAGAGGTTCAACAAGCCAATATATACAACAGGCATGACAAGAGAGATTGATAGGGTTGATTACGCATTGAAAGAGGCAAAAGATAAAGATGTTGCCTTAGTTTCAAGTGGTGATGCAACAATATACGGTTTAGCCTCTTTAGCTTACGAAATAAATGCTGTTAAAGGATACAATGTAGATATAAAAGTTATTCCTGGAATAACAGCCGCTTCATTGGCATCTGCAATATTGGGTAGCCCACTAAACCATGATTTTGTTGTTATAAGCTTCAGTGATTTATTAACACCATTAGAGAAAATATTAAAAAGATTTAGATGTGCATTGGAAGGAGATTTTGTTATTTGCATATATAACCCATTGAGCAAAAGGAGAAAAGAGCCGTTTTTAAAAGCTGTTGATATCTTGGCTGAATTTGCAAAAAACAACAATTATGTTATTGGGATAGTTAAAAATGCTGGAAGAGATAAAGAAGAGGCTTTGATAACCAATTTTAAAGAGTTTTACAGCAACTTAGATAAGTATTTGGAGTTTATAGACATGAACACAATACTAATCATTGGAAACTCTTCAACAAAAGCCATAAACAACAAAATGATAACGCCAAGGGGATATTTAAATAAATACAAAATTTAG
- a CDS encoding deoxyhypusine synthase, which produces MKEPKDIVLKESEDIEGIEIEGPWLDEDISLEEIVKNYYLKIGFQASHVGKAIKIWKHIEEKRKKEEVTVFFGYTSNIVSSGLREIIAYLAKHKKVDVIVTTAGGVEEDFIKCLKPFILGDWDVDGRTLREKGINRIGNIFVPNDRYIAFEEYMMEFFEELLNLQKESGKIITASEFCYNLGEFMDKKLGKEKEKSILYWAYKNNIPIFCPAITDGSIGDMLYFFKKYKKDEELKIDIANDIVKLNDIAINSKETACIVLGGSLPKHSIINANLFREGTDYAIYITTALPWDGSLSGAPPEEGVSWGKIGAKADYVEIWGDATIIFPLLVYSVMK; this is translated from the coding sequence ATGAAGGAGCCAAAAGATATCGTGCTTAAAGAGAGTGAAGATATTGAAGGAATTGAGATTGAAGGACCTTGGTTGGATGAAGATATAAGTTTAGAGGAGATCGTAAAAAACTATTACCTAAAAATTGGATTTCAAGCTTCACATGTTGGTAAGGCGATAAAAATTTGGAAACACATTGAAGAGAAAAGGAAAAAAGAAGAAGTTACGGTATTTTTTGGATATACATCAAATATTGTATCTTCTGGTTTGAGAGAGATTATTGCCTATCTTGCAAAGCATAAAAAAGTTGATGTCATTGTTACAACAGCTGGAGGAGTTGAAGAAGACTTTATAAAATGTTTAAAGCCCTTTATATTGGGAGATTGGGATGTAGATGGAAGAACGTTGAGAGAGAAGGGAATAAACAGAATTGGAAATATCTTTGTTCCAAATGACAGGTATATTGCCTTTGAAGAGTATATGATGGAATTCTTTGAAGAGCTTTTAAATTTACAGAAAGAGAGTGGAAAAATCATTACAGCAAGTGAATTCTGCTATAACTTAGGAGAATTTATGGATAAAAAATTGGGAAAAGAAAAAGAAAAATCAATATTATATTGGGCATACAAAAACAACATTCCAATATTCTGCCCGGCAATAACAGACGGTTCAATTGGAGACATGCTCTATTTCTTCAAAAAATACAAGAAGGATGAGGAATTGAAGATAGACATAGCCAACGATATTGTAAAGCTTAACGATATAGCGATAAATTCAAAAGAAACAGCATGTATTGTTTTAGGTGGTTCACTACCAAAGCATAGTATTATAAATGCCAACCTTTTTAGGGAGGGAACTGATTACGCGATATATATAACTACAGCACTTCCATGGGATGGTTCTTTAAGCGGAGCCCCTCCAGAAGAAGGAGTTTCATGGGGAAAAATTGGAGCTAAGGCAGATTACGTTGAGATTTGGGGAGATGCAACGATAATATTTCCATTATTGGTTTATTCTGTTATGAAATGA
- the mfnD gene encoding tyramine--L-glutamate ligase yields the protein MILFFEYAIASGFEDEGILEEGKMMFNTLLNQFLEIDNVTSLIHKDFADDYKDFENLKIVEIEDDKDIEIKLNDILKNEKIDYALTIAPEDENILYNLTKIIEKYPVKNLGCSSNAIKVAGDKYLTYLTIKDYVKTPKTFKPKKYVIKKIDGCGGKFNLFDENFLIQEFVEGESLSVSLIVGKKIYPLSLNRQYIDERGFVGGEVNIKHRLKDEIFNEAIKAVKCIDGLNGYVGVDVIVNDEIYIIEINPRITTTIYGLKTEPSLAELLIKNANNEELTFKVEGKEFTINK from the coding sequence ATGATACTTTTCTTCGAGTATGCGATTGCCTCTGGTTTTGAAGATGAAGGAATATTGGAAGAAGGAAAAATGATGTTTAATACCTTACTAAATCAATTTTTAGAGATTGATAATGTAACCTCTTTAATCCATAAGGACTTTGCTGATGATTACAAAGATTTTGAAAATTTAAAAATAGTTGAAATTGAAGATGACAAAGACATTGAAATAAAATTAAACGACATATTAAAAAATGAAAAAATAGATTATGCATTAACAATAGCTCCGGAAGATGAAAATATCTTATACAATTTAACAAAGATTATTGAAAAATATCCTGTAAAAAACCTTGGATGCTCCTCTAATGCAATAAAAGTTGCTGGAGATAAGTATTTAACCTATTTGACAATTAAAGATTACGTAAAAACTCCGAAAACATTTAAACCAAAAAAATATGTAATAAAAAAAATAGATGGCTGTGGAGGAAAATTTAATTTGTTTGATGAAAATTTTTTGATTCAAGAGTTTGTTGAGGGTGAGAGCTTATCAGTCTCTTTAATTGTTGGTAAAAAAATCTATCCCTTATCATTAAATAGACAGTATATTGATGAAAGAGGATTTGTTGGTGGAGAGGTAAATATAAAGCATAGATTAAAAGATGAGATATTTAATGAAGCTATTAAGGCAGTTAAATGTATAGATGGTTTGAATGGATATGTAGGTGTTGATGTTATAGTGAATGATGAAATTTACATTATAGAGATTAATCCACGAATTACAACAACAATCTATGGATTAAAAACAGAACCAAGCTTGGCAGAGTTGTTAATAAAAAATGCAAATAACGAAGAGCTAACATTTAAAGTTGAAGGAAAGGAATTTACTATTAACAAATAA